AATAAAAGCACCCTTCTTGAgataaatatccaaatcagaTTTTTGGGGAGTAATAGTTTCAACTGTCTTCACAAATGCTTGAAATTGAGACCATCCTGAAGAAGAACCACTTGCACTACTTGTACAACCAATTGATGTAGTTTCGAGACTATTCTCAGAACCAATGGATTGATACTCAACAAGATATTCATTGTAAAGCTCATACAAACAATTTTTCACATCAAGAATATGAGTTTGTGCTTCCAAAGAATGATACATTCTAGGAAATGAAAACTCAATGGCTCTCATTTTGCACCTAGGATCCAAAAATAGCGCCAATtgccatcaacaaattgcattcGCCCTCAATATTTTGTCAAACTTGATTTTTCATACTTGTAACCATGTCAAAAATGAAGTTATCTCCATCTCCACTCTCTTGATATTTTCTATCTAACACTTCTTTCACACGAAAAACTTCATTTAGAAACAAGTTTGAAGTAGGATACTCACttccaaaaataatattggtaGTGGAATTGAACACTTCAAGAATTTCACACACTTTTTCTGCCTTTTCCCAATCTTCATTGCTTGGACAACAATCATAGGTGATATCACGATCTTTGTATCTTGGGAAAACATCTTTAAACTTCAATGCCACTGATAGCATCtcataagttgaattccaccttGTTTTGCAATCAAGCACCAACTTCCTATAAGGTAATTGCAACTGTTGTACAATCTCAGAAAACATAATTAGCCTCTCTTCAGATTGCTTAATATGAACCACACTATCACGAATATTTTCAATGACACTTTCAATCTTTGAAAGACCAAATTGAACCATTATGTTCAAAATGTGAGCCGTACATCGAACATGAAACATTCGTCCACCACAAAGCAACTTCTTATGTCTTGCAAAAGTgtctttcaaatttctaatagcAACATCATTCTTTGAAGCATTATCCACCGAGATTGTGAACACCTTACCTTCAATTCCCCATTCTTTGCAACATTTATATATAGCATCAGCAATGTCAATGCCACGAAGAGGCGGAGTAAGATGCACAAAATTAAGAACACGTTTCTGTAGTTTCCAATCAATATCAACAAAGTGTCCTGTCACAATCATGTACTCCATCTTTTGAGGTGATGACATCCACATATCGGTTGTCAAGCTGATTTTGTTGACATTCTTCAACAATGCAAACAatctcttcttttcattctcatACATAAGCATACAATCTTTCTTTGCTGTGACACGAGAAATCTTTTCCCATTGAGGCATGCCCCTTTGTTGCATCATATTAAAACCTTCCTCCTCAGCAATGGAAAATGGATGCTCATGCATTAGGATCCAATGAGCAACAGCCTCTCTCATCTTTACCATGTCTAATTTGCCATCCGAAAATGCCGGTGTTATTGCTATGCCACcacattccttctctttttgttcAAAACTAATCTTTGTTTGTTGACTTAAAACAGTTTTTCTCAACGAACACGTCTTCAAATGCCTTGCAAAGTGTGTTGTGGCACCATTTGCAAGTATGGAGAGCCTAGTCTTGCAATGGACACACTGTCCTTTCTTATCCCCATTTGTAAGAATAACTTCAACAAATTCAGACCAAACAAATGATGtcttttgcctttttttcttttcaaatgtctcatcttctcttgtatttgttgttgttgttgttgttgttgtattaaTGTTGGTATTGGTTGTAGCATTTGGAGAACATTCATCTTCTAATAGTGGACTAgtcattgaattattttgacAAGATGACATCTACataataaactaacaaaattagGTTGTTATACTTATAATGCGTTCATTGAAggtaaattgcaagaaaaaccATATACCATAAGTAATTCTTTCACAAAGGCTCTTTTGATGGTTCAAATAAACAgcagttttctttttcaatttcctGCTTTgttcatcaaaatcaacaaggCAATGAGttacaaaatttaacaaaacataataaaaatatagaaccAACAAATTGAACTTTTTCATACTAAACACAAATTCACATCCAAATTAccacaaaacaaagataaaaaaaaaagcaagatcAGTAATCTAAAGTTCAATTGTAACacattacaatcaataaaaatacgATTTTGGAAAAAGAGATCAACATGACTTAATAGTTCAATGAATTACATACATTAATAAAACTAGGGAATCGACATGGACAACATCCAAGCTATCTCGAAAAGGGAAAGCACatgatgggaaaaaaattcgattcaaagaaaacaaagagagagagagagagagagagagagagagagagagagagagagagagagagagagaaacttACGGGAGTGGATTGATTTGATTTGCTTTCAGGCGACAACGGAAGATGAGAGCATAGCTTGAGGGATTTGTGGAAGAACTAGGGAACTAAATCGAAGAGAAAACGCTGGGGAAGAGATTGAGGGCGGATCACGGATGGTGAGATGGAGAAGATGCTATATACTCACCGGTCGGCTAGGGGACGAGGGTCAAAGGCGGCAAAGACAAGGTCACAAGGTCGATGAAAAGCAGGAGAAGAGATGCGAGGCTCGAGCCATCCGACGCCCTGACGCAGGCAGTGGCCGGCCCGGGTGGGAATCTGGGATTTGTGGCTTGGGGACCCGGGCCGGACGGCGAGGAGGCAGACGGCTTTGAGCTTGTGAGTCGTGACCCGTGGCCCAGTGAGGAGTTAGGGTGAGTGAATCTAGTGATGGATGGTGAGTCTCTTTTACTCTTAGTTAGATTTGATTACTGAATCTAAATTATCTAATTGATTATTGAATGGTTATTGGTTAATTTTGAATCTAGTTGAATACTTGAATAGTTTAGATAATTAGGTTaggataataatcataatatatattaatatatataatataagtaatctaatattaatatagttatataattatatatttttttaactaatatatacataatttaatattatataatatatatattataatattatatatattaatatatatatatatatatattatatatattatataaagcTCGTTTAGGCTCATGAGGCCTCACGAGTGAGATATATTGGGCTCGAGGCTTGGCTCGACAAGCATAAGCAGGCAGCTGAGCTCTGCCATTTCGTCGAAAAATCGAATCGAGTCGAGTCTTGGTGGGACccgatctcgagtagctcacgagtagcttggctcatttacacccctattTATGAAAGTATTCAAGATATCTATAGAATCCAgcatataacattttttttaaaaaaaatgttatctaattaaacatatgaacttaataaaattaaacataatgaATATCTAATGCATATTAGATagcgtttggttagatgtagttgaaaatacagTAGATTTTCAATTACGGTGTAGTTGTAAATTCTGGAGTTGAAAATGCAGGAGAGTcaaatttggtgtttggttaattgtaattgaaaatgctggatttcaaaattttgtgtttgtttggaaggatttgtaaatctggatttgaaaacatgtgtttggttggatgtatttgtacGATATAAACACCCTTGCTAAGGATATCCCATCTTgggtcattattaaatttaattaattataaatacacaattaattgttattaatagtaactaaaataattatgcatataattacttaatttaatgtaaaaattatgtttttcattacaaaaatattgttatttttttaatcattataaaaaaatattacattatttataatttttttatattgataaaaaaatataataataactcatttattattaagataatataatatcatgatttttatttttttatttttttatttatatatttttttattagaaagtcTCACGTGACATCACATGAGACTTTCGTTGAAAATCCAAAGTCGTAGAGATTAAAGCTACGTAGCGATTTGAATGTGGTTCCAAAAGCCAATCAAAATCATCTACACTGCGATTTCTAACTACtttttcaaattctcaaatccaaccaaacaaacactagattttgattttttttgtaattacaattACATGTAGTTTTATATCCGGGCAAACAAACACACCTTAATTTGGCAAAGAGTCAATTGCCACCATTACTCATTAATGACATGAGTCAAAAGGGGTTGACACAACCGACTGTCAGTGATGGAGGTGTTGCCGCCCTTTGGATTATTGCCATTATCGAATGACTGGGTACAACCCCTGATCTTTGTCTCTCTTTTatattgatgtatttttttttatacatataatagatATTAGTCTATTTTACATGATAAATCTCGGAAATTATTAAATCATTGTAACTTATAACTTATgcatattatgtatttatttatccatatttGACATCTCTTGAATGGGGATTTACtagttatatttataataactatACATATGATACAAATCTCACACAtagcttttttaaaaataaggaaTTATAAATCTCATGAACTCAAACtgaaataattattaaacagatcaaaaaattaattgttttaattagtaaaaaaaatgacaaagtaTTTCCACATTCTTCCCAAAATACCCCCCCAACGTAAAATTTATGTTCCAAACTACCCCTCCCTCTTTCCAGCCCGAAACGGCCCATTTTGTTGGCCCAAAACGATCGAAATCTCAACTCCAGTTGCAGAGCTCTCCTTCACTCGctctaaaaccctaaccctagttcTCTCTCCCCGGAGCTCGGAGCTCGGAGCTCTCATCCATGGCGGCGGTCCTCTCCCGTGCTCGCTTCTTACTCAGAACCAGGCTGAATCCCAGCCTTCCTCTTCGctccatttcttcttctcctttcctCTCCCAAGAGCCCCAACTCCAGGAGTCGCCGGCGGCATCGCCACTTCCGCCGAACCCGTCGATCGGAAGCCCATTCTACAATGAGAACTGGAGACACCCGACCCCCTCGCCTGGCGCAGCTGTTGCTCAGTCAATCGTTCCTTTGGGGATCGGCGCTCAATCCTCTGTGCGAATGATGGCCTTCTCTCAGACCCTCGATGCCGCCAGCCTTATGAACGTCTTCGCCGACTGGATGGCGTCGCAGCGATGGTCTGATCTCAAGCAGCTCTTCGAGTTCTGGATCCGATCCCTCGATGCGACTGGGAAGCTGAACACGCCCGACGTGAATATCTTTAACCATTACTTGAGGGCTAGTCTCATGATGGGGGCCTCCGCCGGGGAGTTGTTGGATCTCGTGGTGCAGATGCAGGACTACCAAATTACGCCCAACACTGCGTCATATAATCTAGTGCTTAAGGCCATGCACCAAACTCGGGAGAGCGAGGCCGCTGAGAAGCTCATCGATCGGTGAGACTCCCTCCCCTTTATTAGTATTTAGTACTAGTTTATTCTTGAGATGCCATcccaaaatattgttttttttttcttagccaAATACTTGAACCaggaaaataaaaagtttgagTCTTGTTGACATAAGAGTGAAAGTGAGAAATTTAAAGGCAAGTTTAGTTTTTTCTTAATTGAactctttaatattttaaacaagTTTATGGTCAGTTTGATTCCTTTCTCTCTTAGTGCATCCATTTGCTTCTGTTGCTTCTATCATAGTGTTTGGTTCTGGTTTTTGGAAGATTTAAATTTTGCTTTGATTTATCTACTTCACAATGGAAATGAGGGAGTGAATTGTtgttcctctttttctttgcataATTAAATAAGACAGAAAATAAAGGCATTGTGTTCATTGAGGCGGCGGGAATGGTTGCCACTGGATGAAAAATAACTaagaaatttcaattttattttccagTAGCCTAACTTTGGAACAAAATTCAAAAGAGTCAAATATTTAGTTATGGTGGCTTTGCAATTATGAATTTGGAGCATATGAAGCTCTTTGCTGTGAAGAGTGTTACTATGTTAGCAAaggctttttacttttttgagtGATTCTTTATTAATTGACGTCAGGATGCTGCAGACAGGCACTGCACCAGATGATGAATCATATAATTTGGTTATTGGCCTGCTACTTACGATGAATCAGATTGATTTAGCCCTGAAGTACATGGATTTGACACTGAAATCTGGGTACATGGTGTCAATGAATGTGTTCACAGACTGTGTTCGGTGTTGTGTTACTGCTGGGAGATTGGATGTATTGTCATCAATAATAGAGAAATGCAAGGTACGCATTATTAATTTGATACCCGGAGCTGGCTGTCTCTTATATTCCGTCTGTAGAATTTTACAATTCTGATCTGAGATTCTCAGTAGAATAATGTGGTTGTGACTATGCATATTTTGGTCATATTTGAGAGATTGGGTCAGTCCTTTTTTCTTCTCACATTTTAACTAGTTAGTTGCATAAAAGCATGCTAATTAGGTTTTATCTGTCTTCCATAACCTTGAGGcctttctgtttttatttctttcagaCAACTGAACAGAACAAATCCCTGTGCCCACCGTGGAATTTGTGTAACTACATCGCCGATGTTGCATTGCAAGCAGATCATAGCAAATTGGCGTTCTTTGCCTTGGAATTTCTTGCTCGGTGGATTGCTCGTGGTGAAAATGCAAGACCACCTGTTCTGCTTTCAGTAGATGAAGGGTTAGTTGTGTCGGCATTTGGTACTGCTGGCAGAACCTATAATTCAACTCTATTAGATGCTGCTTGGTCAATCCTGAGGCGCTCATTGCGTCAGAAGAGGGCTCCAAACCCAGAAACTTACCTCTCAAAAATATATTCGCATGCATCACTGGGACAACTTCAACGTGCTTTTAGTACCCTCAGTGAATTTGAAAATGCTTATGGAAATTCTGATGAAATTGAAGAGGAGCTGTTTTCCCCGTTCACCTCTTTATACCCACTGGTTGTTGCTTGTTGCAAAAATGGCTTCTCAACATTGGACTCGGTAAGAGTACTTATCGAAACCACTTtgaatttatgatatttatgaaACGAGTGTTGAATGCCATTTATGTCTAATAAGTCAAAAGATTTCATTTCTTAGAGTGAACCCCTTTTCTCGTTGTATGTGAACTTCTGTATATATGCTGATAATTGCATTCTTCACCTTCATAAGATTCAAACTACAATACAGACAGAATGCTAATACTCACCAGGGATTCTCATGGCGACAGTGCAAGATTTCTAAATAGTTTCAGGGATATTAAAAATATCTGTTGTTTGAAATCCTTGTTTTCTTCACAGAAAAGTGAGAATCTTAACACTCCAGTTTTAATCATAGATGTTTGTTTTATATGCATCAACAATTTGTATATGCGAGTGGCCCAGTCACTTTGGATGCGTGTTACTACTACCCCCTTTCAACGCCTTACTTTAACCAATTAGATAAGAATGGATCAGCTGGAAGCCTGGAACCACCCTCTTTGGGCAGTGCAATATGAGCACATTGATGACCTATCATGCAGCCCTTATAATAGTATTTTTTGAGAAtgatttttgttgaatttttctgTGACTCTGTGGCAATTAATATGATGTCAGGACAATGGGTATGAagaatctttattttttctacgGCAAACTGAATATTATCATCTTGCAAGAAACCTGAATGGCCTTTTTTTTCTTGACTAACTTGTCGATTTATAAAGAACAGGTGTATGTTCAACTAGAGAATTTAAGCAATGCAGATCCTCCATACAAATCTGTTGCCGCACTCAACTGTGTAATCCTTGGCTGTGCCAATATATGGGACCTTGATAGAGCCTATGAGACTTTTGAGGCCATCGGCGGGAAGCTTGGAATGGCACCAGACATCCATTCTTATAATGCTTTAATTTGTGCATTCGGAAAGCTTAAAAAGGTTTGCATGGCATACATTCCAAGTGTCATTAGTTGTTTCAAATTAATTGTGAGTCCAATATATTTTGTTCCGGCTGTTTAAGCTGAAACATGTgccattttacttttttaacaGACATCCGAAGCCTTAAAGGTGTTTGAGCATCTAGTAAGCCTGGGCGCGAAGCCGAATGCCACCACATTTACATTGCTGGTTGATGCGCATCTTATCAACCGAGACCAAAAGGCCGCTCTCTCTGTAATAGATGACATGGTACAAGATCTATTTCACTCCTAAAGAGACCTCTGCATTAATTCCAAAGATCTCTTGTGTTCACTGTTGAACAAATTTCATGTCAAGCAGGTCAAGGCGGGTTTGGCTCCTTCCAAAGAGACACTGAAGAAGGTGAGGAGGCGCTGTTCTCGAGAGATGGACTTTGATAGTGACGAAAAGGTTCAATTGCTCGCTCGGCAGTTTAATTACAGGATGGGCGGCGAAATTCGCAGGGAGGTGCTTTACAATCTGGAATACAGTACTGAGTACTAGGATAAGGTAACCATAAGAGTGTCTTGTAAGTCTGAATGCAAGGATTTGACCCATAATTTTTTCTCATTGACTTAGTGGCTGACTAttgctttcatttttattgaaataatttgcACTTACTTTCTTGTTTGCAAGGCTGCTGTGAACCATCTGCTGATCACCGGAAAGAGATTAGTAAATGTGTAAATTACTCGTGTATTCGATTTTGACGGTTCTTCTGCATGAAGGTGATGTAGGATTTGGACTTTAAGGTTATTAATTTTCAAACCTATGTGGTGCTTTGTATTTCTTTGGCCTTTGAAGGATGAATGGTAGCTTCCTTTTATTTAATTCAGAATAAATCAACCCTACATTAATTTGTTAGCAACATAATTGTCTCATGATcagattgtatttttttaagacTAGTTCTTTTTTCCCCTAAAATGgtcaattatttcattagaaAATTCATCTTGGAGCTCTACAATTGATTCTACGATCAAACATGTTTAGTAGTAAAATTCTCAGTGTATTGGACTTCCAAGCATGTGAAAAATGACAAAATGCCTTCATTGTTTGTGTTCCTTATATGCAATATATATGCAGAACAATACTAAACTTCTGGGAATATGCAGGAGGAatgcattatttattattcacatGACTGGATAGATacattatttatacatttattatttattgcaaTCTATATAAACGTGAAGATCCTCTTGCAGTGATTCACAGAGAAAGCATAGAAGTGGTAATAAGTCTGTGGACAACCAGATATATACTAATGCCAATAGGAGATACTTGGAGCACTGATGCAGGAGTTTTGCATTAACTAGATTCAGAATCCTTTTGAATTTAGAATATGAACCACCTGCACAGAAAACATGCACTAATTagcaccaatatatatatatatatatacagagagagagagagaaaggaggGTAAGTTGAAAATACCTTACAGGGATGAGTCTTTAGCACGCGTCTGTAGGGGATGTTTGTGGAACCAATGTAACATCCAACTTAGGACAATCATCAATCTCGAAATTGCAAGTTGCTGGAAAACCAGAGATAACGGAGAGATTGTTGTTGCTGAAAAATGTGGCGGTTTTTAGTGATGCGAATCCTTCGACTTTTTCAAGGCTGTGTGCTTTGTAGATTGTGAGAGTGGCCAAACTTTCTGCATGGTAAGCAAGACCTTGAGGAAGAGACTTGAGCTTTGGACAGTTGATGATCTCCAGTAATTCGAGGACAGGCTTCAGCAAATGAGATTGATATGGCTCCCATGTCCACTCTTCCCACTCTGGCATGTCTTTCAGTATTAATGACTTTAAGCTTGGAACATTGCTCCACGGTCCAACGTCTAAATCAATGTGCTTTATGGACCATGCATCTTCAACACGAAGATGTTCTAACAAAGGAAAGTGGTACAATGGTGGAAGTTCCGTGCAATATTTACACTTGAGCAAGTCAAGCCTTATCAATTTAATAAAAGGTAAATCCATGATCCATCGAGGGAATTCTAGGCCGAAGTAACCATTGATTTTGATATGTTGGATTAATGTGGACGAAGGGTTGAGAGCCTCAAAGCACTCTTGCATTTTCTCCTTCTCGGCTTCTTCATATGGTTGACCCTTTCCTCGACAAGAAAGCGTGAGATTAGTGAGATTAATATGTTCTTGGCGTATTTGGAGCTTCTTCAGTGTGCTAATTTCGTAGAAGTCACTTGCCACTAATCCAACGAGACAAGTCAATTGAGGTAGTTGACTTATCCGAAATGGCGTGCTCGTGAGTGGTGTTTGGTGAAGGTCGATGCTCCTGAGCTTATGCAATCTTTCGATGCTCTCAGGGAGATATTGTAAACTTCCACAGTACCTGAGGATTAAGTGTTGTAGATTGATGAGATTCCCAATAGCATATGGAAGTGTTTTGATGGGCAAACGTGAGAGATTTAGGTAACGCAGGTGCACGAGCTTGACTAGAGAGTTCGGTAGGACTCTACAATCAGAGCCGCTTATATCCAAAATCCGCAAGAGCTTGAGCTTTTGGAAGAGATCTTTGGGTAGCTTGGTTATTTCAAGCTTGCTTGTGAAGATGAGTGTTCTCACCGATGTTtgttttttcacaatatttggAAATACATTCAATGGTGCATTATTTGTGATTACCAAATGATGTAGCTTTGGTGCGGAAAATGACGAGGGGGAAGTTGCGGCTTCTTCCAATGCTTGTACATCACCTTGAAAATAACCATAGTTTTGAACCAAATGTTGACCAAATGAGCGCATACTACCATGCATTTGGCACATGGCTTTATCATCATAATAAAAGCATTCTGCAGCAGCTGGTTGTAAAATATTGCTTTCAAGTAGTTCCATGTAGTAATCATTTGCTACATCTTCCAAAAGCTGCATCTCTCCATTCTCTTCTTCTGTTGACATTGATGGTTTTTTCACGAGCCCAACAACGACCCATTGTTGGATCAAAATGTTCTTCTCGAAGATATAATCCTCGGGGAAGAAAGCACAGAAGATGAAGCATTGCTTGATATAAGGTGACAAGTTCTCATAAGGGAGCAAATAAACGGTCTTAGGTAGTGTTTTATTTGAGAGTTCTagtgaaacaataatattttctagGACCTTCTCCCACTTATCACTATGATTTTTCTCTTTAGCATTTAGGATCCTAGcaatggttttgattgaaagtggAAGGCCATGACACTTGTTCACCATCTTTTTACCTATTTGTTCAAAGTGTTGCATGTTCCCCTTTTCACCatcatgaaataataatttacacATCAAGGCCCAACCATCCTCCTCGGACAATAATGGCAACTTATGTTTATAAATGCCCTCATGAGTTATGACACTTTCATATCTAGTTGTAACTAAGACATTGGCATTAGTGATTAAATGCATATAGTCCGTCGTCATGTCTTTTAGTACTTTTGAATCATTAACATCATTGAGAACCACCAAAATTTCCTTATCTTGAATTAAATCaccatcaaatttatttatggaATTCATTATTGTATGAAAAGTAGAATTCATGTGAACATCTACCCATATCGGAGGTGGCGAATGGAATTTATCTTTAATTGTTTGGTGGTTGAAGATTTTTCTAGCTAGAGTTGTTTTGCCAATGCCTCTCTCCCCAACAATCCCATAAACATGGACTCCAGGAGAACTACTGGTGATCATTAACTTCTCCACTAGGTTTTCAGTATCTTGCTCTATTCCACCAACTAGATCAATTTCATGTTCTACAGTGGTATTAAGATTAAATAAAGTCAAACCATTGTTTAACCCTTGTTTGAGAATCTCTTCCAATCTAGAGTCAATATTTTTAAGAGTGTTATTTTGACTATTAATTTGCTGGGGGAAAAAAATCAGGAGCAGGTATACATAAATGAAGGGAGAATACCAGTGTACCtgcagtggtttatccactctatcataaaactaaataaataaataaataaataaataaataacaatgtaCCTCATAATCCGCCATTCTAGCCATTGTCTTCAATTTATCCTCATGCTTAAATAAATCATCACTTAAGTCTTGCAAGTCATTGGAAACAGCTCTCAAATTATGAAACAAGGTGTTGGTGGTGCCATACGGGACAATCATCATCTCCTCATCAGCATACTCCAACTTGCTGTAGGCCTTTTCTAGCCTTTCTTGTAACTTCGTGAGATCATCCCTCACTCTCGCCATTTTCTTCGTCATCTGATCCTGCAACATCCACGATATGATCCGCAACATCTTAAGAACAACGACCGGCATTATATAATGTTGAAAGGCATATATTGTTTCATCGAACGTGGGGGGTTCTGGATCTTCTTCCAGCTCGCTGTAGTTATCCAAATAGATGAAACAAACAACCCGCAACATTATAAGACCAACCAGCAACACGATAGGAACAGCATACAACATGACCAGATACATCATAACAACAAAGCAAAACATTGGTATAACAATGGACAACACAACCCACAACACAACTGAGAGCACAACCCCCAACATCATATCAACAACCCACATATTTAATAACACAATCCCACACACTCCcaatgtgtttgtttgttttaatttgccCTGGTGCATTAATTAATTCCATGCATggacttatatatatagattcagAGAGAGAGGATATTATATATGTAACTTGCATGAGTGAGAGAATTTGTGCTTGCTTGTCTAGCTAATTTATGTATAAATActtactattattttattttattcttaaagaaatattataaaGCATGCATGGCTTTACTAATTTCTTTTGAGGAGACTGGGATTGGATATATACCTTGCTTTGCTTTCATTGAACTCCAGCTCCAAAGGGATCAGTGACAGAATtaagatattttaattaaatcaatttaagAATTAATACCTAGCTAGTAATTAATGaactattcatatatatatatatatatatatatatatatatatatatatatatatatatatatatatatatatataacttttgtgttatttaattttttttttcaatttgcaCGAGCATTGAACCCATTAATATTCATTGAGGTGAATCCCCTATTTACAAGGCAGaaataatttgaaatcaatACTAATACATATCTTCAATATACGACAACAACATATTTTCTACAATGAATTATAacttttgtcaaaaataaaaaaataaaaaaaataaaaaacaaaaaaaaagaaacaattaattGTAACTAGACTAAATTATATCAAAAGtattaattttacaaaaattatataagagaATTTATGCTTGCTTGTGTAACACTgctaacttttttattattattgaaaaacaaagatatata
This Dioscorea cayenensis subsp. rotundata cultivar TDr96_F1 unplaced genomic scaffold, TDr96_F1_v2_PseudoChromosome.rev07_lg8_w22 25.fasta BLBR01000881.1, whole genome shotgun sequence DNA region includes the following protein-coding sequences:
- the LOC120255195 gene encoding zinc finger BED domain-containing protein RICESLEEPER 2-like, whose amino-acid sequence is MVKMREAVAHWILMHEHPFSIAEEEGFNMMQQRGMPQWEKISRVTAKKDCMLMYENEKKRLFALLKNVNKISLTTDMWMSSPQKMEYMIVTGHFVDIDWKLQKRVLNFVHLTPPLRGIDIADAIYKCCKEWGIEGKVFTISVDNASKNDVAIRNLKDTFARHKKLLCGGRMFHVRCTAHILNIMVQFGLSKIESVIENIRDSVVHIKQSEERLIMFSEIVQQLQLPYRKLVLDCKTRWNSTYEMLSVALKFKDVFPRYKDRDITYDCCPSNEDWEKAEKVCEILEVFNSTTNIIFGSEYPTSNLFLNEVFRVKEVLDRKYQESGDGDNFIFDMVTTQTHILDVKNCLYELYNEYLVEYQSIGSENSLETTSIGCTSSASGSSSGWSQFQAFVKTVETITPQKSDLDIYLKKGAFICDGDSRKFDAFGVVEGKYLKSIVFLSKMARDVLAIPITHRSFPESTLVLAWTGY
- the LOC120255196 gene encoding pentatricopeptide repeat-containing protein At1g26460, mitochondrial-like, with translation MAAVLSRARFLLRTRLNPSLPLRSISSSPFLSQEPQLQESPAASPLPPNPSIGSPFYNENWRHPTPSPGAAVAQSIVPLGIGAQSSVRMMAFSQTLDAASLMNVFADWMASQRWSDLKQLFEFWIRSLDATGKLNTPDVNIFNHYLRASLMMGASAGELLDLVVQMQDYQITPNTASYNLVLKAMHQTRESEAAEKLIDRMLQTGTAPDDESYNLVIGLLLTMNQIDLALKYMDLTLKSGYMVSMNVFTDCVRCCVTAGRLDVLSSIIEKCKTTEQNKSLCPPWNLCNYIADVALQADHSKLAFFALEFLARWIARGENARPPVLLSVDEGLVVSAFGTAGRTYNSTLLDAAWSILRRSLRQKRAPNPETYLSKIYSHASLGQLQRAFSTLSEFENAYGNSDEIEEELFSPFTSLYPLVVACCKNGFSTLDSVYVQLENLSNADPPYKSVAALNCVILGCANIWDLDRAYETFEAIGGKLGMAPDIHSYNALICAFGKLKKTSEALKVFEHLVSLGAKPNATTFTLLVDAHLINRDQKAALSVIDDMVKAGLAPSKETLKKVRRRCSREMDFDSDEKVQLLARQFNYRMGGEIRREVLYNLEYSTEY
- the LOC120255194 gene encoding putative disease resistance RPP13-like protein 1 encodes the protein MWVVDMMLGVVLSVVLWVVLSIVIPMFCFVVMMYLVMLYAVPIVLLVGLIMLRVVCFIYLDNYSELEEDPEPPTFDETIYAFQHYIMPVVVLKMLRIISWMLQDQMTKKMARVRDDLTKLQERLEKAYSKLEYADEEMMIVPYGTTNTLFHNLRAVSNDLQDLSDDLFKHEDKLKTMARMADYEVHWYSPFIYVYLLLIFFPQQINSQNNTLKNIDSRLEEILKQGLNNGLTLFNLNTTVEHEIDLVGGIEQDTENLVEKLMITSSSPGVHVYGIVGERGIGKTTLARKIFNHQTIKDKFHSPPPIWVDVHMNSTFHTIMNSINKFDGDLIQDKEILVVLNDVNDSKVLKDMTTDYMHLITNANVLVTTRYESVITHEGIYKHKLPLLSEEDGWALMCKLLFHDGEKGNMQHFEQIGKKMVNKCHGLPLSIKTIARILNAKEKNHSDKWEKVLENIIVSLELSNKTLPKTVYLLPYENLSPYIKQCFIFCAFFPEDYIFEKNILIQQWVVVGLVKKPSMSTEEENGEMQLLEDVANDYYMELLESNILQPAAAECFYYDDKAMCQMHGSMRSFGQHLVQNYGYFQGDVQALEEAATSPSSFSAPKLHHLVITNNAPLNVFPNIVKKQTSVRTLIFTSKLEITKLPKDLFQKLKLLRILDISGSDCRVLPNSLVKLVHLRYLNLSRLPIKTLPYAIGNLINLQHLILRYCGSLQYLPESIERLHKLRSIDLHQTPLTSTPFRISQLPQLTCLVGLVASDFYEISTLKKLQIRQEHINLTNLTLSCRGKGQPYEEAEKEKMQECFEALNPSSTLIQHIKINGYFGLEFPRWIMDLPFIKLIRLDLLKCKYCTELPPLYHFPLLEHLRVEDAWSIKHIDLDVGPWSNVPSLKSLILKDMPEWEEWTWEPYQSHLLKPVLELLEIINCPKLKSLPQGLAYHAESLATLTIYKAHSLEKVEGFASLKTATFFSNNNLSVISGFPATCNFEIDDCPKLDVTLVPQTSPTDAC